The window TTTTCATTCCTCTTTCACTGTCTTCTCTTAGATTGACTAAGgtctttcttatatttgtttttcttcttcagtttgaAAGTCTTTACATTGTATCTTAAGATtttacctttatattttaggacaagcatctttagaattttttttaaagtctcagaTTAATGTGTATCCATATCATGTCCCTTGAGAACATAGTATGTTTGTATTTTGCTTTAGTCTACCATCCAGTTTTTATTGTCATTTAGTACAGAATCTTACTCCCAAATTTTCTGGGCTAGGAGAGGGAGGTATGACTATAGTGTGTGACCAATCCTTCTTATTGAGATTATAAGTAATATTTGGATAATACATATGTAATGAGACTAATGTCAAGGCTTTTAGTTTGGGAACTTGATCAGTGTTGATGCCCCTAAATGACCTGTTAAGCAAGAGATCTACCATTGTCTATGCCTTTGTTgtcattttcctaaaattttctcCTGAGGAAAATAGAAGGAGTTTTAAAATTGATGTGtcaaattatttgaatttaagATATATAAGCATGCCAATATATTTTTGATTCATCAGCTTACAGAATTTACTTGAAGTCATGAGAATAGATAAGACCattgaggaaaaaggaagagagccAAGGAAGATCCCTCAAAAATACCAATGTATAAATTTTTTGTTCACAGCAAGGTCAACTGTGAGATTAAATTCTGGTGGggaaacttaaaaagaaacagagacaggagATTCATAGCAGACAAAGCTCACTGAGAAATAAATTGCTTAGGAAAAATGAGTGCCTCTTCCTTTAGAAGTGAAGTGGTAATTGATAACCTTAATGAGAGCAGGTAAAGTAAGCTAAATGTGACTGCGTTAAGGCAGCACATAAGACAGATTTCTTGGGgttgagagaaggagagaaaagccACTATGGGAATGTAGACCCTCTCCTTCAATGCTTGTCAAAAAGTGAGGGAGTTTAATTAAGAAACAGAGAGGCAGGGTTAAAGGACTATGGAAAAGTTTTGGGAGAGAAACAGCTGTTTAGAGAAAGTTCCAAGGCAAGGGCTGGGTATTCATTGACTATTAGAATGAGTGTGTGCACAGCGAGAGAGTGTATCCACGTGAGTAAGTGTGGGGCAGGAGAGGGGTGAGACAGGCTGTGGTAGATGGCATCATGTAGACATGTCACCAAATTAAGtgcatctatttttatgtttcagaGTTCAAATTGTGGACCCTGAACTATGTCCACACTGCTCACCCAGGTAATCCCCAACAGCAGCATGTCAATGGTTCCTACGTTCCTGCTCGTGGGCATGCCAGGCCTGTCAGCTGCACCATCCTGGTGGACAATACCTCTCATCGCTGTCTACCTTCTCTCTGCCCTGGGCAACGGTACTATCCTCTGTGTCATCGCCCTGGAACCCACCCTGCATCGTCCaatgtacttcttcctctttctactTAGTGTGTCTGACATTGGCTTGGTCACATCCCTGATGCCTACCTTGCTGGGCCTGGCCCTTGCTGATGCTTATATtgtccctgcctctgcctgcctccttCAGATGTTCTTCATCCATGTCTTTTCTGTCATGGAGTCCTCTGTCTTGCTTGCCATGGCCTTCGACCGGGCACTGGCCATCTGCCGCCCTCTCCACTACTCAGCACTACTCACCAATGGTACCGTTAAAAAGATTGGCATGGCGATTGCTTTCCGATGCCTGGGCCTCCATATGCCCTTGCCATTCCTCCTGGCCCACATGTCCTACTGTCGCCCACAGATCCTCACACATTCTTATTGCTTGCACCCAGATGTGGCCCGTCTGGCTTGCCCAGGAGCCTGGGGAGCAGTCTATAGCTTCTCTGTGGTCCTGTCAGTTATGGCATTAGACCCTCtgcttattttcttctcctaTGGCCTGATTGGCAGGGTGTTACAAGGTGTGGGATCCAGCGAGGATCGCTGGAAGGCTGGTCAAACCTGTGCTGCCCACCTCTCTGCTGTGCTCCTCTTCTACACACCTATGATCCTCCTGGCACTCATTAACAGGCTCAAGCTGCCACTCCCTCAGCCTGCCCATACTCTTCTCTCCTATGTCCACTTCCTACTTCCTCCGCTGATAAACCCTGTCCTTTATAGTGTCAAGATGAAGGAGATTAGAGAGAGAATACTCAAGAGGTTCCAGCCCAAGAAGGTGGGTTGTACTCAGTGAGGAGGGTGTCCCTCCATATTTGATGGCAGAGGGCTTCTGCTACAAAGGCTTCTATGACTGCACTCAGTTCACCACACATAAAATGGCCATTCATGTGAACAAGTGCCCGTGAATGGATGACTCCGCCTGTCCCTAGAAGTGTGCATATGTATATTGAAGGAAAAAGTCCAAGAGAATGGAAGAAATCCACCTTCTTTGCATTAAAAAGGGCATAAAAAGGACCTGATTCCAGATCTTCTCACAACCATGGAAGACTGTGGCTGTTGTTCAGTTGCTGTTCATTGACTTTCTCTGTCTATACCTTAATAACTGAGGAAGCTGGAGAAGTTCAAAAAGCTGCACAGTAAAAGAGAGAACAGCAGCATTCTGCCCAGCTGGATGGGGATCTTCCACTTGTGTTCACCCCCATAAATAGTGTACTCACTGATCCTCAGGATTAAATGAAGGAGGATATAGTAAGTCTCTCATTTAGTCTCTTCAAACCAAAAATAGGCCATACACCTGATTGGgctggaaaaaagaaacagttgatatttttcatctgttatctggttttcaaagtgtttattttttaatatgtgcatatttgttgttaaaattttatgattaataaaaatagaagaaataaaaatcaccttgAATTATATCATCCAGGTTTAAGCATAATTACCTTTTAGTGAATATTAAGAAATACAATGTCCATATAAAAGTAATCTCACATGTTGTATGTGGAGTTATTTatcttaattctttatttcttagtagctgtattacacacacacacacacacacacacacacacacacacatcctgagGATCAAAGTGGGCACACTGCACTTAACCTTCACTGTGAATTTGAGCATGGGCACATGATTCACTCTTTTCAAATAGAATGTTAATGCATGTAATAAGAGCAGGGGCTTCAATGTgatttttcaaggaattttacttcttgtaatAAATAGTGCTTCCTTAGTTGATTCTGCCTCTTCAACCTGGTCTCCAGAATAAGACACAAGGTGCAGACCTGAGTCAGATCCACAGCCTGTGACTAGTGCCTGCCACATGGATACTGACTCAGACCCACCAAGTCAAAGCAGCCTATGTCAGAGGAACCCTTGTCAACTTAATGACCAGTGAACATTACAACAAATGCTTTAGTTGCAAGCAACTGAGGTTGTATGGTTGCTATGCAGCACAAGTAGACAACGTAATTTTATTCTATAAAGATGGTTaatatcctgatttttttctttatgtaaataCAATTATTAATACACAGATACGAGTAACTTGCCTTGTTTGTAGCACAATGTTTGAATAACATTGTACATGTATTTCTGCATCTGttttttcttaaagttaaaaTCCCTCCAAATTTATTGGAATGGATTTAATTCATTCAAATGACTACATGATACTTGAAGTTATGGGTTAATTATAGTTTATTCAACTGTTTTCTGTTAATGGAtattagaaatgtattttatGTTGCTCCAAACCATTTTTCATGAGCCTTATTATGCAGTTCTCCATGTGTATTCATGTTAATATCTCTGTAAGATTGATTTCTAGATTACTGCtctttttaaatgactgaacattttttaaaatttcaatatatggCATTTTCCCAAAAGACCTTATCAATTCATATTTTTACACTTAGAGGatagtctttttttccccatagtcACTAAAATTGACTGTTCTATACTTTTAATTTCTCATCAGTTTTGTTATTAAGAATTATACTTTATTGTgctcaatttattttatatttttcaattagtGAGAAAGAATGTCTTTCACATATCTATtaatcattttgtttcatttttcataagGAGCTCATTCAAAtaaacttcattcatttttctgtttggttgtttatgttttaaatataaatttgcagAAGGTAAGTTTTAAGCTTTTCCCATTCTAATATTTGTGCATGACCTTGTTTAACAACcaattctcaagaaaaaaaaatagttctttgtATAATTCCATCcaccttcattttcctttaaaaattttggttCATGTGTTACTTTAAAACAGATATCATTGATCCGGTAGTGTAACCCAGtgagtggtaaagtacttgcctaccattttaaagccctggattctatcctcagcactgaaacCAAAAGTATTTTGATTCCTAGGTTCTACATATGGTCTGTTATGCCTTTTTCTAAAATTGTCATAAtagtttcataatttttacttttaatgttttcaatatCAGAAGTCAAAATTATATTAACCAATTATACTAAGAAAGTTATATTAATCATGCATATGAACTTAGACTGCTAGGCCACACAACCTAGCTTAATCATGCATATGTACTAATGGTAGAATCATTTATTAaatccattcttttattttcactgaaataaaatattatgtatatcagTGTTTAATTTTATCCatccatacatacataaatgcacACACGTATCCTTGAGTGTATGTATAGACTTTGCTTTACGTATCTTTTAATGGATGATGACATATCACTGATTTATTTTAGTAGCTTCGTAATGTAATTTAGctaaaaatatggtataaaacAATCTCATTCTAATAAAACTTCAGGATTCTTGGAGGAATTActtatttatagaataaatttaaGGGAATAAACATTGATAGATTTTCATATCCAAGAATGTATGATAGATGTCTCAGAAACAGCTATTctatattattcaataaaatttttgGCTTAGGTTAAAtgaatttctatgtattttataaatggtTTGTTGATAttctaacaaaatatttcttttctttcattaatatgcTTAACTAATAATTACTACATGCATTAtggccattttatttaaaatttgtactttatTTGCACATggaatatataagtaaaaataaatgattggtAGTTTTCCCAATATTCATATaaatcatgtaattttattttctgtttaattcaCTAACCTCCAAAACAATTGTGAAAGATAATTGTAAAAGTGAATGTTCAAATgttgtttctgattttaatagaaattgcatttgtGTTTATTAGAATCTAGTACAATGGTTTTATGCTATATCTTTGAGtaaatagttaattttattttcttgtttaataaTGTTTTCTTGCTGAATCCTAGCAAATTTTTTTATCATCcactgtaaaatgtaaatatctttttagtgaattgaagaaaaatcatattgaaaaatCTTGTTCTCTTGTGATTACAGAAGAATACACTTTAAATGAAAAGTAGCATAATGAATCCATTTAGTGCCAAAACAAGAAGATATCAAGACACAATATGATATAATCTGATATAATCATATTGTGATACCTTCcagtaatatataaatataaaatgtaattcatcTTTATGTTGAACTAAGCTTCCCTTCAAGTTATATATTCTCTTATTAAACTTATTAAATGAGTTAGTCActccatttcacaaatgagaataCCAAGGCTGAGGATCTAAGATGTTTGCCTTACTCTGAAGCCTCCCCGCTCCCCGCCCCCGCAGGGGAGCACTTGGGTCCAGAAACAGCAGTGATGAGGTCCCTGAGAAATGGGAAGAGGAGAGTGCTGAGTAGCACCCAGGTGATGACCACTCCAGCAAAACCTGAGGGACTGTGGGCCCTGGCCTTCATAATATATTGAACAACCTTTGATACTTTGACCCCAGGTTTTCCTTATCACAGAAACTTTGAAGTTATttgttttatgatatttattCTACCCTTTTATGCCAATTATTTACCAAAAAATACTTCTTTTACTTGAAACTATTCTTTTAATACAAATGGATACACATCTACTAAGCACACACTATGGACAAAGTACTTTAATGAAATTCAAAGTGGAATGAGCTACAGTTCTTTCCCTGCAGGAATTCACAACACAGTTGTCACGGGAAACATAGGTACAGTGTTGGAGATGCCTCTGGGCTTCCAACCACTGAACCCTAGGCACTCAATCCATTATCTTTACCATTAATGCTACCAAATGTCAAGACCCTCCTATAATTTCCTGTCCCCAACCAAACTTCACTCAAAACTAACTTTAGCAAATTACatactttttctatattttcctatCACGATGCCATAGGGAAGTATTCCTTAAACATTAACATGTATGCCAATCCCCTGACAGCTTGCTAAAATGCAAATTGACTCATGGACTCACAGCAGCACATGAGATTCtgcaattttaacaatattctaGGTAATAAAATTGCTGCTGATTAGTGGACACAGAATCACCCAGACATATTGTAAAGAATTTAATTGTAAACCACAATGAATATTCAAATAAGAAGGGGCAAATACAGAAATGCTAATACTTCCAGTATCTCTCGGGATTCTTCCAGTACAGACCAAGGCTACATTTCCTGGCTCCTCCTTAGAAAATTCCTAATATTCTTACTTTACATTCTCGTGCCCACAGATAGATATTATCAATCACCTAAATAACTCCAAAGGATTCATATAGTTGCTatgaaatatattcttatttttccaaaggaagaaaaaacctGTGGGTATATTAGATGCATAATGACTTGATTGTTTGGTTAGTTAATTTAAGCTAATTACTAAGAAGTAAATGGAACAATTTCCTTTTTGGATGGAACAATATCTTACTCCTAGAACAATTTATTGTACAGAAAATGGAACTTCCATCTTTATCCTATCACTTAGACTTCAGACCCAATTTTTCTAAGACTTTTACTCTAATCTGCCTAGTTTTTACACAATACACGATGGGATTCATCAAGGGTGGTACCAGCAAGAAAGCATCTGCTATCAAAATCATAGCTAAGGGAGACTTATGCTTAGCAAAGCGATGCATGGTAGCCAAGGTGATGATTGGCACATAAAAGATGAGCACAGCACAAATGTGAGACACACAGGTGTTAAGAGCTTTGAGCCGCTCCCCATGGGAAGCAATACCCAATACAGTCTTTAGGATGAACACATAGGAAACAGCAATGAATACACTGTCAGACATCATGCAGAGTGCAACAAACAACCCATAGTAAAAATTAACCTTATTGTCAGAGCAGGCCAGCTTCATGACATCCTGGTGGAGACAGTAGGAGTGGGATAACAGGCGTTTATTACAGTATCTGAGTCTCTTTAATGTAAAAGGAAGAGGAAGCACTAAGAGAATGCTTTTAACAGCAAATACTAGTCCAATTTGTACAACTCTCGAGCTGGTGAGGATAGAGCTATATCTCAGGGGGTGACGAATGGCTACAAAGCGATCAAAGGACATGATCAGGAGCACTGAAGACTCCATGTCTGTGAATCCATGGATGAAGAATTCCTGGGCAATGCATGCATCAACAGAAATCCCCATGGTATTAAACAAGAAGATACTCAGCATAGTGGGGATGGAGGAGCAAGACAGGCCCAGGTCAGATAGGGCCAGCATGGAGAGGAAATAGTACATAGGCTCATGCAGGGAAGGCTCTGTTCTGATGACACAGAGGATGGTGCAGTTGCCCACGATGGCCATTAGGTACATGAGGCAAATAGGGATGGAGATCCAACCATGCATGTGCTCAAGCCCTGGGATCCCAATCAGTAGGAATGTGGAGACTTCAACCTCTGAGGTATTCGGAAGAAACATCTCAAATATGTCTTGTTTTGCTGATCCTGGAACTAAAAATATAACAGACGAATATTTTCTCTTAGCTATATTCACTGagcaaaactaaatttaattgtgatttaaattaaatatagataAATCTATATTTATTCTTAGATATGTTTCTGAACAGTTCTACAGTTAGGAAGACCTCTGTTTTGAAACCACAAAGATTTATACATTAAGTAAACTAAATAGGATACTCTGTGATGTGAAAGGGCTTTGATATCATGACTGTGGTGTGGTCATGAACTCACACAAACCACAGATATAAAGGAGTAGTGGTTAAAGGAGGCCCAAATCCTAAATTATTGTTCATGGTATAGGTTTGTGTAAATATAAAATGAGCATTGCAGAGGTCTGCAGACAACAATGTGGACTCAAACTCAGCCCGTGGCCTGATGTGCAAACTATGA is drawn from Urocitellus parryii isolate mUroPar1 chromosome 4, mUroPar1.hap1, whole genome shotgun sequence and contains these coding sequences:
- the Or51s1 gene encoding olfactory receptor 51S1; the encoded protein is MSTLLTQVIPNSSMSMVPTFLLVGMPGLSAAPSWWTIPLIAVYLLSALGNGTILCVIALEPTLHRPMYFFLFLLSVSDIGLVTSLMPTLLGLALADAYIVPASACLLQMFFIHVFSVMESSVLLAMAFDRALAICRPLHYSALLTNGTVKKIGMAIAFRCLGLHMPLPFLLAHMSYCRPQILTHSYCLHPDVARLACPGAWGAVYSFSVVLSVMALDPLLIFFSYGLIGRVLQGVGSSEDRWKAGQTCAAHLSAVLLFYTPMILLALINRLKLPLPQPAHTLLSYVHFLLPPLINPVLYSVKMKEIRERILKRFQPKKVGCTQ
- the LOC113191380 gene encoding olfactory receptor 51A7-like — translated: MFLPNTSEVEVSTFLLIGIPGLEHMHGWISIPICLMYLMAIVGNCTILCVIRTEPSLHEPMYYFLSMLALSDLGLSCSSIPTMLSIFLFNTMGISVDACIAQEFFIHGFTDMESSVLLIMSFDRFVAIRHPLRYSSILTSSRVVQIGLVFAVKSILLVLPLPFTLKRLRYCNKRLLSHSYCLHQDVMKLACSDNKVNFYYGLFVALCMMSDSVFIAVSYVFILKTVLGIASHGERLKALNTCVSHICAVLIFYVPIITLATMHRFAKHKSPLAMILIADAFLLVPPLMNPIVYCVKTRQIRVKVLEKLGLKSK